A window of the Paralichthys olivaceus isolate ysfri-2021 chromosome 5, ASM2471397v2, whole genome shotgun sequence genome harbors these coding sequences:
- the tom1 gene encoding target of Myb1 membrane trafficking protein isoform X8, translating into MMEFLLGNPFSSAVGQRIECATNSSLPSEDWALNMDICDMINSSEEGPKDAVRAIRKRIVGNKNFKEVMLALTVLETCVKNCAYRFHILVTTRDFVEGVLVRSIIPRNNPPVILHNRVLSIIQAWADAFRSSPDLTGVVSVYEDLRRKGLEFPMTELDGYSPVQPPKQVKKLKTELGAVRSNLTMMSDMMSQLDPVTVKQADMELLELYTVCKEMQDRIVKIVPRLSEEKLIEELLATNDDMNSAFTRYHRFERRITNGQNTAQKSHMYVNLEDLDLTAEFQESGVASATSDSLSSQLTKLSTSESDDILSKINASSQQTPSEKSEAAVDGLAQAPDNRLLNPGTIPLSQSNVMDDVENWLALDDEYDDFEDSDGVTSEEFDRFLAGRAKAAERLPSVRASSQDPDHSES; encoded by the exons ATGATGGAGTTTCTCCTGGGGAACCCGTTCAGCTCCGCGGTGGGACAGAGGATCG agTGTGCGACCAACTCCAGCCTCCCGTCAGAAGACTGGGCCCTCAACATGGATATCTGCGACATGATCAACAGCTCAGAGGAAgg ACCCAAAGATGCAGTCAGAGCCATCAGGAAGAGGATCGTGGGGAATAAGAACTTTAAGGAGGTCATGCTGGCGCTGACT GTCCTGGAGACGTGTGTGAAGAACTGCGCCTACAGGTTCCACATCCTGGTGACAACTCGGGACTTTGTAGAAGGGGTCCTGGTGCGGTCGATCATCCCGAGGAACAACCCTCCAGTGATCCTGCACAACAGAGTGCTCAGCATCATTCAG GCGTGGGCCGACGCATTCCGCAGCTCACCTGACCTGACGGGCGTGGTGTCAGTGTATGAGGACCTGCGCAGGAAAGGCCTGGAGTTCCCCATGACGGAACTGGATGGTTATTCACCTGTGCAACCTCCCAAACAG GTGAAAAAGCTGAAGACGGAGCTGGGAGCGGTGCGGAGTAACCTGACCATGATGTCGGACATGATGAGTCAGCTGGATCCCGTCACAGTGAAACAAGCAGacatggagctgctggag TTATACACAGTTTGTAAGGAAATGCAAGACAGGATAGTAAAGATCGTCCCCAGACTGAGTGAAGAGAAGCTGATCGAGGAGCTACTGGCAACGAATGATGACATGAACTCCGCCTTCACTCGCTACCACAG GTTTGAAAGACGCATCACAAACGGACAGAACACAGCGCAGAAG AGTCACATGTACGTCAACCTGGAAGACCTGGACCTCACGGCTGAGTTTCAGGAGTCCGGTGTGGCTTCAGCCACCAGCGACAGTTTGTCCAGTCAGTTGACCAAACTAA GTACAAGTGAATCAGACGACATATTATCCAAAATCAACGCCTCATCTCAACAAACACCAAG TGAGAAAAGTGAAGCTGCAGTGGACGGCCTGGCTCAAGCTCCGGACAACAGGCTACTCAACCCTGGAACG ATTCCTCTCAGCCAGTCCAACGTCATGGATGATGTTGAGAACTGGTTGGCGTTGGATGATGAG tACGATGACTTTGAGGACTCTGATGGTGTGACCAGTGAAG AGTTCGACAGGTTTCTTGCAGGAAGAGCTAAAGCAGCGGAGCGCCTGCCGTCAGTGAGGGCGTCCTCACAGGACCCCGACCACTCCGAGTCTTAA